The genomic window TAATATCCCCCCATTTTTTATAATTGTTAGACATCCGACATTCCCATATTAGCATTTTTTTGGTAATTCTGTCAAGTATTTATTTTATATTGAATTTTCTATTAATATATTTTTAAGGTCTTGTTTTTTCGGAGGAAGGCTTGATTTATACCTTCCTCCGGTTTTCATTAATATAGTTCTAAGGTATCCATCAATCTCTTTAACATCACAATAGCCTGGGCTCTGGTAGCTGTTTGTTTCGGTGCAAACAGATTGCCCGCCATTCCCTCGACTATCTCAAGTTTATATACTCCTTTTACCGCATCTTTTGCCCAGGGACTTATGTTCATACTATCGGCAAAGGGTAAGCCGTCACCGCTCAAAGTCTTACCAGTAGCGTAATTGTATGCCCTTGCTATCATGGTAGCCATTTCTTCCCTTGTTATTTTTTGGTCGGGGAAGAAGTGATTCTTATCCTTGCCTGTGATTATACCGGCCTTGTATGCCGCAGCTATGTCGTTTTTAAACCAGGCATTATCAGGCACATCCTGGAATATGTTTTCTGATGCCGTGCTCTCCAGTTTCAACATCCTCGTAAGCAGTGCGGCAAACTGGGCGCGGGTTATGCTTTGATCAGGGTAAAATTTAGTATCTTCGATTCCCTTAGCAATATCCCTGGCGGCCATCAGTATTATATTTTGCTTTGCCCAGTGTCTGTCAATATCCGTAAACTTATTCTTGAACTCCATTACGGTGTATTTGCTGAGATGCCCCAAGTCGATTCCGTAGCCGATTACTTTGTCATTTTCATCTTTGACGGCTTCTCCACCTAAACATTCGAGGGTTCCGTGTTCTTTGATGCGATAGATGAAGAAGTTTCCCTGACCGTTCTTATTTAATTTCATTATTAGTCTTACGGGCTTTTCAAATATTTTTTGTTCTTTATCTTCTACCGTTACATTCACATCTATAACATCACCGGCCAGATCAAGGTTATCCGGCAAGTTCTTCAAAAGCTGCTGCACTTCTTGCTTTTGTACTTGCTCTACACTAATTCCGACTTTGGCTCCCGGAGTGGTACCCTGGGTATCGATAGATGACGGATTTACCGTAACTTGAGCCCACGGTGTGGCTACGGTGACCTTAATGCCTTTTTGAGCCAGTTTTTCTATGGAAGTTGCACTGATGCTTACATTTACCTGAGGCCCTACGGCCTTTTGCTGATCTATTACCGCAGTAAAACCTTCCTGCTTTAAAACTTTATCTATAGCCTCATCAGTAACTTCCACTTTCACCCGACCATCGGTAGTTGTTACATTAAGTTCGGATTCAGGGATGACTCCCGGGCTGGTGGAAGGTTCTTCCTTCTTTTTATTTTCTTTCTTCTTATGATCCTCATCGCTATCATCATCTTTTAATGGTGAATATATTGATATTCTTCCTTCAATCACCGGATTTACAGGACTATGTTGCTGCAGGTATTCCTTAAATACTTCATAATCCACAAACCCTATATCTATTACCTTGCTTGCTTCCTTAAAGGAAGTGTAGCCGTCTCCGCCTCCGGCCATGAAGTTATTTGTGGCTACCAGGTACCTGGCGCTTCTATTTATGGAACTGTAACCTTCCCAGGTCTTTACCTTAACGTCAACGATGCGCTGTCCTACCGGTTTTTCAGGGTCCCATGTGAATTTAAGTCCTGCCACCTGGGGGAATCGACCGGCTTTTTGTTCAACCTGGCTTACGCCGTTTTCCAGTGCAGCGATGATTTGTTCACCGGTAAGCTCCAACACTACCAGGGTATTCCCAAAGGGCATTACTGTAAGGACTTCTCCCAAGGTAATATCACCTTCATCAATGGAAGCTCTTATACCGCCGCCATTAGTAATAGCCATTGAAGCTCCGCCTAGTTTTGAGGCTTTTTCCAGCATAGCATCGGCGATGAGGTTGCCGAGATTTGTTTCTTTTGTCCTGACATTATCCCTCGCGCCGTCAAGGGCTACCTGGGTTTTACCTACCACTGTGTT from Biomaibacter acetigenes includes these protein-coding regions:
- a CDS encoding 5'-nucleotidase C-terminal domain-containing protein, which gives rise to MLEDKGIDKIIAISHLGWDKDKDLAEQVEGIDIIVGGHSHTKPSDYPAVITDAQYNTPTLVVQANEYGKYLGRLDVDFDDVGLVKEYEGRLIDVAAKDADGNYVYAEDQEFAEKLATYKAPLEELKNTVVGKTQVALDGARDNVRTKETNLGNLIADAMLEKASKLGGASMAITNGGGIRASIDEGDITLGEVLTVMPFGNTLVVLELTGEQIIAALENGVSQVEQKAGRFPQVAGLKFTWDPEKPVGQRIVDVKVKTWEGYSSINRSARYLVATNNFMAGGGDGYTSFKEASKVIDIGFVDYEVFKEYLQQHSPVNPVIEGRISIYSPLKDDDSDEDHKKKENKKKEEPSTSPGVIPESELNVTTTDGRVKVEVTDEAIDKVLKQEGFTAVIDQQKAVGPQVNVSISATSIEKLAQKGIKVTVATPWAQVTVNPSSIDTQGTTPGAKVGISVEQVQKQEVQQLLKNLPDNLDLAGDVIDVNVTVEDKEQKIFEKPVRLIMKLNKNGQGNFFIYRIKEHGTLECLGGEAVKDENDKVIGYGIDLGHLSKYTVMEFKNKFTDIDRHWAKQNIILMAARDIAKGIEDTKFYPDQSITRAQFAALLTRMLKLESTASENIFQDVPDNAWFKNDIAAAYKAGIITGKDKNHFFPDQKITREEMATMIARAYNYATGKTLSGDGLPFADSMNISPWAKDAVKGVYKLEIVEGMAGNLFAPKQTATRAQAIVMLKRLMDTLELY